A single Candidatus Zixiibacteriota bacterium DNA region contains:
- a CDS encoding ABC transporter ATP-binding protein, protein MGHPLIRTRELCRYYRRGPQEIRAVDRVTLDIPRGDFLAVVGASGSGKSTLLNLLAGLDSPTSGGIDFEGVPFATLSRRQRSAYRAHKVGMVFQSFNLIAHRTAVENVELALYFNQTLPRDRRQQATAILERLGLAERMTHRPADLSGGEQQRVAIARALVKRPSVLCVDEPTGNLDQDNARQVIELLAELNRGGQTIILVTHDPSIAACARRTIRMRYGQIVTDAGGAA, encoded by the coding sequence ATGGGCCATCCCCTCATCCGCACACGCGAACTCTGCCGCTACTACAGACGCGGGCCGCAGGAGATTCGCGCGGTCGACCGGGTGACGCTCGACATCCCGCGCGGCGATTTCTTGGCTGTGGTCGGGGCCTCCGGATCGGGAAAGTCGACCCTGCTCAATCTGTTGGCGGGTCTGGATTCGCCGACCTCAGGCGGGATCGATTTCGAGGGAGTGCCCTTCGCTACCCTGTCGCGCCGTCAGCGCTCGGCCTACCGTGCCCACAAGGTGGGGATGGTCTTTCAGTCGTTCAACCTGATCGCGCACCGGACGGCGGTGGAGAATGTCGAGCTGGCGCTCTACTTCAATCAAACTCTACCCCGTGATCGCCGCCAACAGGCCACGGCGATTCTGGAACGGCTCGGCCTGGCCGAACGGATGACCCATCGCCCCGCCGATTTGTCGGGTGGCGAGCAGCAACGGGTGGCGATTGCGCGCGCGTTGGTCAAACGCCCGTCGGTGCTCTGTGTCGATGAGCCGACCGGGAACCTCGATCAGGATAATGCGCGGCAGGTGATCGAGTTGTTGGCGGAGTTGAATCGCGGGGGGCAGACGATCATTCTGGTCACGCATGATCCCTCGATCGCCGCTTGTGCCCGGCGGACGATCCGCATGCGCTATGGGCAGATTGTGACGGACGCCGGAGGCGCGGCATGA